The following are from one region of the Mesorhizobium sp. B2-8-5 genome:
- a CDS encoding SMP-30/gluconolactonase/LRE family protein, protein MKRLIASTVVATIAVSVAQAGELWRATGFEQPESALVDAARNRIVVSNIAGNPGDADGNGYLSLLSMDGKVIARHWVDGMDAPKGMAIASGRLYAADITKVRVVDLASGKLVETIDVPGAVFLNDMTQDSAGKVYVSDMLADTIYRIDGDRPELFVKDALLASPNGVFADGGRLIVASWGKGINKTDFSTAEPGGLLSVDLATKEITPLPGAQKFADLDGVIAMGDTIYATAYMTGTLYSYETGGAPEAVAHFKPGSADIGTDGKKIFVPLMGEGEVVALSLD, encoded by the coding sequence ATGAAACGTCTCATCGCCTCAACCGTCGTCGCAACGATCGCCGTGTCTGTCGCGCAGGCCGGCGAACTCTGGCGCGCCACCGGCTTCGAGCAGCCGGAATCCGCGCTTGTCGATGCCGCCCGCAACCGCATCGTCGTCTCCAACATTGCCGGCAATCCCGGCGACGCGGACGGCAATGGCTACTTGTCGCTTCTGTCTATGGACGGCAAGGTCATCGCCCGCCACTGGGTGGACGGCATGGATGCGCCCAAGGGCATGGCGATCGCCAGCGGCAGGCTCTACGCCGCCGACATCACCAAGGTGCGCGTCGTCGACCTCGCCAGCGGCAAACTGGTCGAAACCATCGATGTACCGGGCGCCGTGTTTCTCAACGACATGACGCAGGACAGCGCCGGCAAGGTCTATGTCAGCGACATGCTGGCCGACACGATCTACCGCATCGACGGCGACAGGCCGGAATTGTTCGTCAAGGACGCGCTGCTCGCCTCGCCCAATGGCGTGTTCGCCGATGGCGGCAGGCTGATCGTCGCGTCCTGGGGCAAGGGCATCAACAAGACCGATTTCAGCACGGCCGAGCCGGGTGGCTTGCTGTCGGTCGACCTCGCCACGAAGGAGATCACGCCGCTGCCGGGCGCGCAAAAATTCGCCGACCTCGACGGTGTCATCGCCATGGGCGACACCATCTACGCCACCGCCTACATGACCGGCACGCTTTACAGCTACGAAACAGGCGGCGCGCCGGAAGCGGTGGCGCACTTCAAGCCCGGCAGCGCCGACATCGGCACCGACGGCAAAAAGATCTTCGTGCCGCTGATGGGCGAAGGCGAGGTCGTGGCGCTGTCACTGGATTGA
- a CDS encoding phosphatase PAP2 family protein, with translation MKSTADALLNKLEFPVLLAGLAIAGGLWGLVELIEVARATTPHAFDTEILLAFRHAGQPDSPIGPPWLEGAVRDVTALGSTAVLALITTATIVYLLLLRRPLTALFMFAAVAGGQVLSSLLKFEVDRPRPDLVSHLVTETSLSFPSGHAMLSAVTYLTLGSLAARFLPDRRTKVFVLGLAVLTTVLIGASRVYLGVHWPSDVLAGWCAGFAWAMLCWLAARLLQRRKVVADSD, from the coding sequence ATGAAATCGACCGCCGACGCGCTGCTCAACAAGTTGGAATTCCCGGTGCTGCTGGCCGGGCTGGCGATCGCCGGCGGTCTATGGGGCCTGGTGGAGCTCATCGAGGTGGCGCGCGCCACCACGCCACATGCCTTCGATACGGAAATCCTGCTTGCCTTCCGCCATGCAGGGCAGCCGGACAGTCCGATCGGTCCACCCTGGCTCGAAGGCGCGGTGCGCGACGTCACCGCGCTGGGCAGCACCGCCGTGCTGGCGCTGATCACGACGGCGACGATCGTCTATCTGCTCTTGCTCCGCAGACCCCTGACCGCTCTGTTCATGTTCGCGGCCGTGGCGGGCGGGCAAGTGCTTTCCAGCCTGCTCAAATTCGAGGTCGACCGGCCGCGCCCCGATCTCGTCTCGCATCTCGTCACCGAGACTTCGCTCTCGTTTCCCAGCGGTCACGCGATGCTGTCGGCGGTGACCTATCTGACCCTCGGCTCGCTGGCGGCCCGCTTCCTGCCGGATCGCAGGACGAAAGTCTTCGTGCTCGGCCTTGCCGTGCTCACCACGGTGCTGATCGGCGCCAGTCGCGTCTATCTTGGCGTGCACTGGCCGTCCGACGTGCTTGCCGGCTGGTGCGCGGGCTTCGCATGGGCCATGCTGTGCTGGCTTGCGGCGCGCCTGCTGCAGCGACGCAAAGTAGTGGCCGACAGCGACTGA
- a CDS encoding HlyD family secretion protein, whose translation MSFLCSLPLAAQLFGACAPAAPLAVGYVEGEYVLMAPIEVAQVATVTVRRGDRVENGTAVATLEDADAKIEVAQAKAALAQAQAQLADLQVGKRPEEIAVLKAEVDMAKAQAADAKRKYDRASDLYKRGTGTQADYDTASASLETATAQVGQAEANLAVGNLPARAETIKAADNQVKQAQSTLEQAEWRLSKRVLTAPSPGHVNDVIRNPGDTAGPTAPVISVLPDGAVKLSVYVPESAFSSVKVGTELNVHCDGCGTGLKARVSYVSPDPEFTPPVIYSLENRQKLVYLVEARPDGNTGPLQPGQIVDVDLADLGQ comes from the coding sequence ATGAGCTTTCTCTGTTCGCTGCCGCTCGCGGCCCAATTGTTCGGCGCCTGCGCGCCGGCCGCACCTTTGGCCGTCGGCTATGTCGAAGGCGAATATGTGCTGATGGCGCCGATCGAAGTGGCCCAGGTGGCGACGGTGACGGTCCGGCGCGGCGACCGCGTCGAGAACGGCACGGCGGTGGCGACGCTGGAAGACGCCGACGCCAAGATCGAGGTGGCGCAGGCTAAAGCCGCGCTTGCGCAGGCACAGGCGCAGCTTGCCGACCTGCAGGTCGGCAAGCGCCCCGAGGAAATCGCCGTGCTCAAGGCCGAGGTCGACATGGCCAAAGCCCAGGCCGCCGACGCCAAGCGCAAATATGACCGTGCCAGCGATCTCTACAAGCGCGGGACCGGCACCCAGGCCGACTACGACACCGCCTCGGCTTCGCTGGAGACCGCCACGGCCCAGGTCGGCCAGGCGGAAGCCAATCTCGCCGTCGGCAACCTGCCGGCGCGGGCCGAGACCATCAAGGCCGCCGACAACCAGGTCAAGCAGGCGCAGTCGACCCTGGAGCAGGCCGAGTGGCGGCTGTCGAAGCGGGTGCTGACGGCACCCTCGCCCGGGCACGTCAACGACGTCATCCGCAATCCCGGCGACACCGCAGGGCCGACCGCTCCGGTGATCTCGGTGCTGCCGGACGGTGCCGTGAAGCTCAGCGTCTATGTGCCGGAAAGCGCTTTTTCGTCGGTCAAGGTCGGCACCGAGCTCAACGTCCATTGCGACGGCTGCGGGACGGGGCTGAAGGCACGTGTCAGCTATGTCTCGCCCGATCCGGAGTTCACGCCGCCGGTGATCTATTCGCTCGAGAACCGGCAGAAGCTGGTCTATCTGGTCGAAGCGCGGCCGGACGGCAATACCGGGCCCTTGCAGCCCGGCCAGATCGTCGATGTCGATCTCGCGGATCTCGGGCAATGA
- a CDS encoding DUF1956 domain-containing protein, producing the protein MNKQPSIKRQPREATTAEQTRTALVHAALKLFGRQGFDGTSTREIAAEAKANIGSIAYHFGGKEGLRAAAADFIVDTIQGIAGQALGGDQAAAPPEPEAARAQLFAALERMVGFVVASPQAGEIVQFVLRELSHPTAALDRIYAGVFEPTHRRLCQIWEQATGEPAESEATKLTVFTMIGQVIYFRIGREAVMRRMGWRGIGNEEAAKVVAVATDNLRAMLAARDARAGKKGKS; encoded by the coding sequence ATGAACAAGCAGCCAAGCATAAAAAGGCAGCCGCGCGAGGCCACCACCGCCGAGCAGACGCGCACTGCGCTGGTGCACGCGGCGCTCAAGCTGTTCGGGCGGCAAGGTTTCGACGGCACCTCGACGCGCGAGATCGCGGCCGAGGCCAAGGCCAATATCGGCTCGATCGCCTATCATTTCGGCGGCAAGGAAGGCCTGCGCGCCGCCGCCGCCGATTTTATCGTCGACACCATCCAGGGGATCGCCGGCCAGGCGCTGGGCGGCGATCAGGCCGCCGCGCCGCCGGAACCGGAAGCCGCCCGTGCCCAGCTTTTCGCAGCGCTCGAGCGGATGGTGGGCTTCGTCGTGGCCAGTCCGCAGGCCGGCGAGATCGTACAATTCGTACTTCGCGAGCTCTCGCATCCGACCGCCGCGCTCGACCGCATCTATGCCGGCGTGTTCGAGCCGACGCACCGGCGGCTGTGCCAGATCTGGGAACAGGCGACCGGCGAGCCGGCCGAGAGCGAGGCGACCAAGCTCACCGTCTTCACCATGATCGGCCAGGTCATCTATTTCCGCATCGGCCGCGAGGCGGTGATGCGCCGGATGGGCTGGCGCGGGATCGGCAATGAAGAGGCCGCCAAGGTGGTGGCAGTCGCGACCGACAACCTCAGGGCGATGCTGGCGGCACGCGATGCGCGCGCCGGCAAGAAGGGCAAATCATGA
- a CDS encoding helix-turn-helix domain-containing protein — protein MITAAQMRAARALTGIDQKTLAERAGVSLPTIQRMEASDGVVRGVVDTLMKVIQALDEVGVELIGENQASERGGRGVRLKTTAAQNPQG, from the coding sequence ATGATCACTGCCGCACAGATGCGCGCCGCGCGGGCGTTGACCGGCATCGACCAGAAGACGCTCGCCGAGCGCGCCGGCGTCTCGCTGCCGACGATCCAGCGCATGGAAGCAAGCGACGGCGTGGTCCGGGGCGTGGTCGACACGCTGATGAAGGTCATCCAGGCGCTCGACGAGGTCGGCGTGGAGCTGATCGGCGAGAACCAGGCCAGCGAGCGCGGCGGCAGGGGCGTGCGCCTCAAGACTACCGCGGCGCAGAACCCGCAGGGCTGA
- a CDS encoding helix-turn-helix domain-containing protein yields MNGPIFEALKRTLKAKGLTYRTLAERMGVSEPTVKRIFHERNCKLDRLMEICAAANVELENVLGAMNRGPGPANRVGPEIERRLAARPALLFVFIMLSEKFTAEGIMLSQGLSEASMFLYLRDLEELGLVALGRGLSARLLVDTPIQWDFEGPLKPHFEMTNKNFVGWALGHMEQGATFISFSRRMRPQTAEMLRREAEELAERAKLLAHHDQHTTPEDQLTGYKWTFAFGATPFPAIMPIGPHPRDAGARPEKEKRALPA; encoded by the coding sequence ATGAACGGTCCGATCTTCGAGGCGCTGAAACGGACGCTGAAGGCCAAGGGCCTGACCTACCGGACGCTGGCCGAACGCATGGGCGTTTCCGAGCCGACGGTGAAGCGCATCTTCCATGAGCGGAACTGCAAGCTCGACCGGCTGATGGAGATCTGCGCCGCGGCCAATGTCGAGCTGGAGAACGTGCTCGGCGCGATGAACCGGGGACCGGGCCCGGCCAACCGCGTCGGGCCGGAGATCGAGCGCCGCCTGGCGGCGCGGCCGGCGCTGCTCTTCGTCTTCATCATGCTGTCGGAGAAATTCACGGCCGAAGGCATCATGCTCTCGCAAGGCCTGAGCGAAGCTTCGATGTTCCTCTACCTGCGCGACCTCGAGGAGCTCGGGCTGGTGGCGCTGGGGCGCGGCCTGTCGGCAAGGCTGCTCGTCGACACGCCGATCCAGTGGGATTTCGAGGGACCGCTGAAGCCGCATTTCGAGATGACCAACAAGAATTTTGTCGGCTGGGCGCTCGGCCACATGGAGCAGGGCGCGACCTTCATCAGCTTTTCCAGGCGCATGCGGCCGCAAACGGCGGAGATGCTGCGGCGCGAGGCCGAGGAGCTCGCCGAGCGCGCCAAGCTGCTTGCCCATCACGACCAGCACACCACGCCGGAGGACCAGCTCACCGGCTACAAATGGACCTTTGCCTTCGGCGCAACGCCGTTTCCGGCGATCATGCCGATCGGGCCGCATCCGAGGGATGCGGGCGCGCGGCCGGAGAAGGAGAAACGGGCGCTGCCGGCGTAG
- a CDS encoding ABC transporter ATP-binding protein gives MNAIDVRGLVKRFGDKTVVDHVTMTVAEGEIVGFLGPNGSGKTTTIRIMCGLLTPDEGDGTVLGFDIRTDALKIKREVGYMTQKFSFYEDLTIGENLEFVARLYRLRPVEEYVARTLQELGLASRRDQLAGTLSGGWKQRLALAACIMHKPKLLLLDEPTAGVDPKARREFWDEIHRLAGGGLTVLVSTHYMDEAERCHRISYISYGKMLATGTVDEVVKNAGLTTFVLQGPRLDQVAEALQGRPGVDQVAPFGATLHVVGSDKAALEKALADVEKEHKGVTVKPGETSLEDVFIQFMAGSKDNMA, from the coding sequence ATGAACGCAATCGACGTTCGCGGCCTGGTCAAGCGCTTCGGCGACAAGACCGTCGTCGACCATGTGACAATGACGGTGGCCGAGGGCGAGATCGTCGGCTTCCTGGGGCCGAACGGCTCGGGCAAGACGACGACCATCCGCATCATGTGCGGGCTGCTCACGCCGGACGAAGGCGACGGCACGGTGCTGGGCTTCGACATCCGCACCGACGCGCTCAAGATCAAGCGCGAAGTCGGCTACATGACGCAGAAGTTCTCGTTCTACGAGGATTTGACGATCGGCGAGAACCTCGAATTCGTTGCGCGGCTCTACCGGCTGAGGCCGGTGGAGGAATATGTCGCGCGCACGCTTCAGGAGCTCGGCCTGGCGAGCCGTCGCGACCAGCTGGCCGGCACGCTTTCCGGCGGTTGGAAGCAACGGCTGGCCTTGGCCGCCTGCATCATGCACAAGCCGAAGCTGCTCCTGCTCGACGAGCCGACGGCGGGCGTCGACCCGAAGGCGCGGCGCGAGTTCTGGGACGAGATCCATCGGCTGGCCGGCGGCGGGCTGACCGTGCTCGTTTCCACCCACTATATGGACGAGGCCGAGCGCTGCCACCGCATCAGCTACATCTCCTACGGCAAGATGCTCGCCACCGGCACGGTGGACGAGGTGGTGAAGAATGCCGGGCTGACCACCTTCGTGCTGCAGGGGCCGCGGCTCGACCAGGTGGCCGAGGCGCTGCAGGGCCGTCCGGGCGTCGACCAGGTGGCGCCGTTCGGCGCGACGCTGCATGTCGTCGGTTCCGACAAGGCGGCGCTCGAAAAGGCGCTCGCCGATGTCGAGAAGGAGCATAAGGGCGTCACGGTGAAGCCCGGCGAGACAAGCCTCGAGGATGTGTTCATCCAGTTCATGGCCGGCTCGAAGGACAACATGGCATGA
- a CDS encoding DMT family transporter, with translation MSEAVKTSSLTGAVSPMIPVLICALAIFLLSGMDAAMKSLALAVGVYNTLLWRSLVATLVAGAAWSAGSRSKPSLPVLGLHALRAAIVGIVLVLFFWGLARLPLAEAIGLSFVAPLFALLLAALLLGERIRRQAIWASLAGMAGVAIMLAGKFGAASHSQDALLGTAAVLASTVFYAYNLILSRQQALLARPVEIMLFQNLFVAIILGLAAPWLAVALPSDLWLPLGAVALLSLAGQFLMSWSYARAEAQYLIPTEYSAFIWAIALGWFFFGETVAWTTLTGACLIVAGCLIAARANPKLAEPIEAAM, from the coding sequence ATGAGCGAAGCCGTGAAGACATCCAGCCTGACCGGCGCCGTTTCGCCGATGATCCCCGTGCTCATATGCGCGCTGGCGATCTTCCTGCTCTCCGGCATGGATGCGGCAATGAAGTCCCTGGCCCTCGCGGTCGGCGTCTATAACACGCTGCTGTGGCGCAGCCTGGTTGCCACGTTGGTCGCGGGCGCCGCCTGGTCGGCGGGGTCGCGCTCGAAGCCGAGCCTTCCGGTGCTGGGCCTGCATGCCCTGCGCGCCGCGATTGTCGGCATCGTCCTGGTCTTGTTCTTCTGGGGTCTGGCGAGGCTGCCGCTCGCCGAGGCGATCGGGCTCAGCTTCGTCGCGCCGCTGTTTGCGCTTTTGCTTGCGGCATTGTTGCTGGGCGAACGCATAAGGCGGCAGGCAATCTGGGCATCGCTGGCCGGCATGGCGGGCGTCGCGATCATGCTGGCCGGCAAATTCGGGGCGGCGAGCCATTCGCAAGATGCCCTGCTTGGCACGGCCGCGGTGCTCGCATCGACGGTGTTCTACGCCTACAATCTGATCCTCTCGAGGCAACAGGCGCTGCTGGCCAGGCCGGTCGAGATCATGCTGTTCCAGAACCTCTTCGTCGCGATCATCCTCGGTCTCGCGGCACCCTGGCTCGCGGTTGCGCTGCCGAGCGATCTCTGGCTTCCCTTGGGCGCGGTGGCGCTGCTGTCGCTCGCCGGGCAATTTTTGATGAGCTGGTCCTACGCCCGTGCCGAGGCGCAATATCTGATTCCGACCGAATACTCGGCCTTCATCTGGGCGATCGCGCTTGGCTGGTTCTTTTTCGGCGAGACGGTGGCCTGGACCACGCTGACGGGGGCATGCCTCATCGTCGCCGGCTGCCTGATCGCCGCGCGCGCCAATCCGAAGCTTGCCGAGCCGATCGAAGCGGCGATGTGA
- a CDS encoding CHAD domain-containing protein: MSFRIDPRLPLTGEVRRILADEIGKAIAHLEMAREKPEQGLHKCRKRLKSVRALLRLVRSGDEPFCQTENECYKQVSALLAGPREATALIETVDRLADAFPEQSAGGGLDPVRERLVLRQHELHAGPGLDAAINAAIAACREGLERIDRLALPDQPEQAADILADGARATLRRAKKALDKAESRGEDEDFHDLRKAVKTHSMHLSLLGRLWPTPIKARRKAVDRFGEQLGELHDVFVMRALLAAEGEPLGSADDTKLLRKLLKRSEKSLTKACLADAADLFGDSPKRSAKKLARKARDDLAGPQEEAKAA, from the coding sequence ATGAGCTTCCGCATCGATCCGCGCTTGCCGCTGACCGGCGAGGTCAGGCGCATATTGGCCGACGAGATCGGCAAGGCAATCGCCCATCTCGAGATGGCGCGCGAGAAGCCGGAGCAGGGTCTGCACAAATGCCGCAAGCGGCTGAAGAGCGTGCGCGCCTTGCTGCGCCTGGTTCGTTCCGGGGACGAACCGTTCTGCCAGACCGAGAACGAATGCTATAAGCAGGTATCGGCGCTGCTGGCCGGGCCGCGCGAGGCAACCGCCTTGATCGAAACCGTCGATCGCCTGGCCGATGCCTTTCCGGAACAATCCGCCGGCGGCGGTCTCGATCCCGTGCGCGAGCGGCTGGTGCTGCGCCAGCATGAGCTCCATGCCGGTCCCGGCCTCGACGCCGCCATCAATGCGGCGATAGCCGCTTGCCGGGAGGGCCTGGAGCGCATCGACAGGCTGGCCCTGCCCGACCAGCCGGAACAGGCCGCCGACATCCTCGCCGACGGCGCCCGCGCCACCTTGCGGCGGGCGAAGAAGGCGCTGGACAAGGCGGAGTCGCGCGGCGAGGACGAGGACTTTCACGACCTGCGCAAGGCGGTCAAGACGCATTCCATGCATCTGTCGCTGCTCGGCCGCCTGTGGCCGACGCCGATCAAGGCGCGCCGCAAGGCGGTCGACAGGTTCGGCGAGCAGCTCGGCGAATTGCACGACGTCTTCGTCATGCGCGCCCTGCTCGCCGCCGAAGGCGAGCCGCTCGGCTCCGCCGACGACACGAAGCTGCTGCGCAAGCTGCTGAAGCGCTCCGAAAAGAGCCTGACCAAGGCCTGCCTCGCCGATGCCGCCGACCTGTTCGGCGACAGTCCGAAACGCTCGGCCAAAAAACTCGCCCGCAAGGCGCGCGACGATCTCGCCGGACCCCAGGAAGAAGCGAAAGCGGCGTGA
- a CDS encoding CYTH domain-containing protein: protein MGKEVERKFLVSGPAWRDRVEAEIRIRQFYVAAQPGRTVRVRISDGRSARLTLKFGDRARERDEFEYSIPLAEAEELMAFALGRVIEKTRHHVRHCGYLYEVDVFGGKLAGLVIAELETPEDVSDEMLPDWLGREVTGESRFYNASLALGGIPEIAA, encoded by the coding sequence ATGGGCAAGGAAGTCGAGCGCAAATTCCTGGTCTCCGGTCCGGCCTGGCGCGACAGGGTCGAGGCGGAAATCCGCATTCGCCAGTTCTATGTCGCCGCCCAGCCCGGCCGCACGGTGCGCGTACGCATCAGCGACGGGCGCTCCGCCAGGCTGACGCTGAAGTTCGGCGACAGGGCGCGCGAGCGCGACGAGTTCGAATATTCGATCCCGCTTGCCGAGGCCGAGGAACTGATGGCGTTTGCGCTGGGGCGTGTCATCGAGAAGACACGCCACCATGTTAGACACTGCGGCTATCTCTATGAAGTCGATGTTTTCGGCGGAAAGCTCGCGGGGTTGGTGATCGCGGAGCTGGAGACGCCGGAGGACGTATCTGACGAAATGCTGCCCGACTGGCTCGGTCGCGAGGTCACCGGCGAGTCGAGATTCTACAACGCGTCGCTGGCCCTCGGGGGGATTCCGGAGATCGCCGCATGA
- a CDS encoding hydroxyacid dehydrogenase has product MSAQDLPSVLAFERYDPTDASLDWLRERGVNVIFGNALWEMPFKRFTEDELIAKAQGCVALMGASGTRITRSVLQALPDLRYISKYGIGVDSIDIDAATEHGILVSSTPNDFQIFTVSEHAVALMLAVAKQLGTWTPEFMRRGGWRGLTHGATLRGATVGILGLGRIGRGVAQRLSGWEARILAYDPFLKEAPPGIELVDFFTLVKQSDFLTLHATPSPDNHHILNAAAFAKMKPSAIVVNTGRGSLIDYAALRAALANGQIAGAALDVFDQEPPKTDDPLFSRPNVLCTPHVAAWTTEGTQAIGWHAAKNLWAMMSGEGQADIVNPQAKQRTSAALLGDV; this is encoded by the coding sequence ATGAGCGCTCAAGACTTGCCCAGCGTTCTCGCATTTGAACGCTACGACCCGACTGACGCCTCGCTGGACTGGTTGCGCGAGCGTGGGGTCAACGTCATTTTCGGCAATGCGCTCTGGGAAATGCCGTTCAAGCGCTTCACCGAGGATGAGCTGATTGCCAAGGCACAGGGCTGTGTCGCCTTGATGGGGGCAAGCGGCACCCGCATCACCCGGAGCGTCTTACAGGCGCTTCCGGATCTGCGCTATATCTCGAAATATGGCATTGGCGTTGACAGCATTGATATCGACGCCGCAACAGAGCACGGCATTCTGGTTTCCAGCACGCCGAACGACTTTCAAATCTTTACGGTCAGCGAGCACGCGGTCGCCCTAATGTTGGCTGTTGCCAAGCAACTCGGCACGTGGACGCCCGAATTCATGCGGCGTGGCGGGTGGCGCGGCCTGACACATGGCGCTACGCTGCGCGGCGCCACCGTCGGCATCCTCGGCCTCGGCCGCATCGGCCGTGGCGTGGCGCAACGGCTGTCGGGCTGGGAGGCTCGCATCCTGGCCTATGATCCCTTCCTTAAGGAAGCGCCTCCGGGTATCGAACTCGTAGACTTCTTCACTCTGGTGAAGCAATCCGACTTCTTGACGCTGCACGCAACGCCGAGCCCGGATAACCATCACATCCTGAACGCCGCCGCGTTTGCGAAGATGAAACCCTCAGCCATTGTCGTTAACACCGGGCGCGGATCGCTGATCGACTACGCGGCCCTGCGAGCAGCGCTGGCCAATGGCCAAATCGCGGGTGCAGCACTCGACGTGTTCGACCAGGAGCCGCCGAAGACCGACGATCCGCTGTTTTCGCGGCCCAACGTCTTGTGCACGCCGCATGTCGCCGCCTGGACGACTGAAGGAACTCAAGCCATCGGCTGGCATGCGGCCAAGAACCTGTGGGCGATGATGAGCGGCGAAGGACAAGCCGATATCGTCAACCCGCAAGCCAAGCAGCGCACGAGTGCGGCCTTGCTCGGCGACGTGTGA
- a CDS encoding ABC transporter permease — protein sequence MNAVFSFARLGALLIKEFIQMRRDRITFAMMLGVPLIQLVLFGYAINNDPKSLPAALVATSSDPYTRAMVSALQTTGYYRFDHVAQSADEAEFLMSRGDVSFVVTIPADFARRVERGDNPQILIEADATDPAVASGAISTLSTVAGQGLLRAQGTQETAKEAARGQLDVVVHRRYNPEGISQYNIVPGLLGVILQMTMVMMTSIALTRETERGTMENLLAMPSSPLEIMLGKVLPYLVVGAVQVVVVLAAAKLLFAIPFTGSLSLLLSAVLVFVLSLVLLGYSISTIARTQMQALQLTFFFFLPSIMLSGFMFPYRGMPGWAQTFGEIFPLTHFLRITRAVMLKGAQLPAVATEIGWLVVFVALFAGVALVRFRRTLD from the coding sequence ATGAACGCGGTCTTCTCCTTCGCCAGGCTCGGCGCGCTGCTGATCAAGGAATTCATCCAGATGCGGCGCGACCGCATCACCTTCGCCATGATGCTGGGCGTGCCGCTGATCCAGCTGGTGCTGTTCGGCTATGCGATCAACAACGACCCGAAGAGCCTGCCGGCAGCTCTTGTGGCGACCAGCAGCGATCCCTATACGCGCGCCATGGTCTCGGCGCTGCAGACGACGGGCTACTACCGCTTCGACCATGTCGCGCAAAGCGCGGACGAGGCCGAATTCCTGATGTCGCGCGGCGATGTCTCCTTCGTCGTCACCATTCCCGCCGATTTCGCCCGACGGGTGGAGCGCGGCGACAATCCGCAGATCCTGATCGAGGCCGACGCCACCGATCCGGCGGTGGCCAGCGGCGCGATCTCGACGCTGAGCACCGTGGCCGGCCAGGGGCTGCTCAGGGCGCAGGGCACGCAGGAGACGGCCAAGGAGGCGGCGCGCGGCCAGCTCGATGTCGTCGTGCACCGGCGCTACAATCCCGAGGGCATCTCGCAATACAACATCGTGCCCGGCCTGCTCGGCGTCATCCTGCAGATGACGATGGTGATGATGACCTCGATCGCGCTGACGCGCGAGACCGAGCGCGGCACGATGGAAAACCTTCTGGCCATGCCGTCGAGCCCGCTGGAGATCATGCTCGGCAAGGTGCTGCCCTATCTGGTGGTGGGCGCGGTGCAAGTGGTGGTGGTGCTGGCCGCGGCGAAGCTTCTGTTTGCCATCCCCTTCACCGGCTCGCTTTCTCTGTTGTTGTCAGCGGTGCTGGTGTTCGTGCTGTCGCTGGTGCTGCTCGGCTATTCGATCTCCACCATCGCCCGCACGCAGATGCAGGCGCTGCAGCTCACCTTCTTCTTCTTCCTGCCCTCGATCATGCTGTCGGGCTTCATGTTCCCCTATCGCGGCATGCCGGGCTGGGCGCAGACTTTTGGCGAGATCTTCCCGCTGACGCATTTTCTGCGCATCACCCGCGCGGTCATGCTGAAGGGCGCCCAACTGCCGGCGGTGGCGACCGAGATCGGCTGGCTGGTGGTGTTCGTGGCGCTGTTTGCCGGCGTGGCCCTGGTGCGGTTCAGGCGGACGCTGGATTAG